The DNA sequence GCCACGGAAGCGCCCCGAAGCGGTGTTTACCTTTGAGGGAGTGCGGGCGCGGAGATCCCACCGATGTCGGGGTTAGGGGGCGCCGAAAACGATCACGAAGGGGGGGAGGGACCACCCGGTTCACTCCGCAACAGGCGACCAGAGCTTAAGGGTGAGGTGTGTCATGCAAGAGGAACCCGAGACCTTGAACGCGCAGGAGCGCAGACGACTTGTGGGCTGGGTGGTGATCGCGCTGATCTGGGTGCTGATGGCCGGCGTCAGCCACGCCCAGGCCCAGCCGCCTGCTGGTGAGGAGGCCGCCGGGGCCGCGGGCCCCGACGCGCTGCGCTGCTTCACCTGCACCGACGACTGCCAGGCCCAGGGGGTAGCCCCCGGGGAGCGGGTCTGCACCGGGGCCGAGGGCCTGGTGGAGCCCATCCCGGCGTCGACGCCCAATGGCGAGGAGGGTGCCGCCTTTGCCCGGGCCGCCGCAGCGAGCCCGGGCGCGGGAGCCGGGCAGCCCTCCACGGCGGTGGCGGTGGTCCCCTGGCGATGGCGGCCCCGGGTGGAGACGCTGGTCATGGAGCTCCCGGGCGCCCCCGAAGCCCTCGAGGTCCTCCAGTCCGGCGAGCTCGACGCGCTGTCCACCTGCCTCTCACCGCGGGGCTACCGCACGGAGCCCTCGATCACCATCACCCTGCGCGTCACCGACACTGGCGAGCCGGTGGGGGTGCGCGGCACGCCCCTGAAGATGAGCGCGGCCGACGCTCGCTGCATGCTGGCCCGGGCCTGGGATTACCGCTTTGAGCTCCCCGGCGAGCCCGACCTGAGCGAGCCCGAAACCCCGATCTACCGCTTGGTTTACCGGGTGAGCTTTGAGCTCGTCAGCCCCGAGCCCCCTGGCGAGCCCTCGCTCCTGCTGGAGGGCTTCCGCTGGGTCGGCGCCCCGAGCGGGACGTCGGCCGAGGAGCCCGCCGCGATGCCGACCGCCCTGGCCGCGCAGGCGACCAACCTGCAACGCTGCGCCGACCGGCTCCGCACCGAACTCCCCCTGGATCTGGTAGTTGCCGAGGTGCGCATGGGGTGGCAACGCCCCCTGGAAGGGGGAGACACGGGGGATACGCAGGCGCGGCGCCCCGTGCAACTCGACCTCACCCTGAGCAACGAGAGCGGCACCGCCCATCCCTCCCCTCAGGCGCTGAGCTGCGTGCAGGAGGCCCTGCTGGGCTGGGAACTCCCCGCCGACCAGGTCGCCGGCACTGGCCAGGCCACCTTCTACCTCACCTTCCGTCCCCCGGGGTGGATCGGGGCGCACTGACTCACCAGGCTCCCGCAGGTCGGCCCCGAGCACCGACCTTCCGGGCCTTTCCTGACCCGTACCTCGGGCAAGGCGCAAAACGCAGGCGATGCTTGAGCATCGTCGAGGCTTTGCAACGCCTCCCGAGGTGCTTTCAATGCAGCAGACACGGCATCAACACTGGCTCACGGCGTAATACTGGTAGGGCAAACGCGCCATGCTTTCTTCGCCCCGGGCGGGGTGCTACAACCCGACCACCATGGACGTATTCTCCCCCACCGCGCCGCCCGGCGCTCGCCAGATCCCCTTCGTGCGCTCGGCCCTCTTCGCCCTGGTCGCGCTGCTCCTGCTGACCCTGGTCACCCCGAAGGCCAATGCCCTCGACGATCCGGAGCGCGAGTACTTTACGCTGACCACCCCGCACTTTTACCTGCACTACGACGACCAGACCGAAGCCCTGGCCCACCGCGCGGCGGTCGCCTTTGAAGAGGCCCACCAGATCCTGACACCACTGCTCGACTGGGTGCCCCGGGGGCGCACCCACGTGGTGGTGAGCGACCGCATCGACACGGCCAACGGCTTTGCGCGGGTGTTCGGGCGCAATTTTATCACGATCTACGGGATGCCCCCCCAGGCCGACAGCGTGCTCGGCTACTACGACGACTGGCTCCGGGTGCTCGCCTACCACGAATACGTCCACATCCTGCACATCGACACCAACCCGGGGATTCCGCAGCTGGTGAACCGGGTGGTCGGCAAGCAGTTTCACCCCAACGCCACCCTGCCCCGCTGGTACACCGAGGGGATCGCCACCTACTTTGAGACGGCCCACGCCGGCACCGGCCGGGTGGAGAGCCCGCTCTTTGGGATGTGGCTTCGCACCGCGGCGCTGGAAGACCGCCTCTTTACCCTGGGCCAGTCCACGGGATTGCCGGTGCAGTGGCCCTCGGGCAGCGCGGCCTACCTCTACGGCGGCTTCTTTGCCGATTACATCGCCCGCCATCACGGCCAGGATTTCATCAAAGAGTTCAACCACCGCTACGGCCGCCGGGTCATCCCTTACGCGCTCAACCGCACCGCGAAGCAGATCAGCTCGCAGACCTTTGATGAGCTCTGGGCCGGGTTCACCGCCGAGGCCCAGGGCAAGGCCCGCGCGCGCCAGGTGCTCACCCACGCGCAGGGCGCCTCCCCGGTGAGCTTTGTGACCCGGGGCGGCGGACGCCATCAGTACCCGACGCTGCGCCCGGGGCCGCGCCCGGAGATCACCTACTACGCCTCGTCGCAGCGCGGACATCCCGCCTTTGAGAGTGTGGTCGCCGGGGGGCTTCAGCCTCGCCAGCTCCTGGAGGCCGAGGGCGGTGCCGGCCCGATGGCCTGGACCCCCGATGGGCGCACCCTGGTGTACGCGCGCTCCGACACCTACCGCTCGGTCTACGCCTACCAGGACCTCTTCGCCTACGACACCCAGACCGGGCTCACTCGCCGGCTCACCCGCGGCGATCGCGCCCGGGAGCCGGCCCTCTCTCCCGATGGACGCCTGGTAGCCCACGTGCGCAATCGCGGCGGTACCATGGAGCTGGTGGTGCGGGAGTTCGATGAGCCGGAGCAGGCCCGGGTGCTCGTCTCGGGCCTGCATCACGCCCCGGACGACGACGCGCACTGGCAGCAGATCTCCCGGCCGATCTTCGGCCCCGAGGGCGATACGCTGATCTTTAGCTGGTGGCGCCTGGACCGCCGCCAACGCGACCTCTGGGAGGTGAGCTTAAGCGATGGCGCGCTGCGCCAGCTCACCGATACCGCCGCCCACGAGATGGATCCGCACCTGGGCCCCGAGGGGGCGCTCTACTTTGCAGCCGACGTCGAGGGCGTCTTCAACATCTTTGCCATGGACCTGCACAGCGGTCAGGCCTGGCAGGTGAGCAACGTGATCACCGGGGCCTTTTCGCCGGCGGTCAGCCCCCGGGGCGACTTTATCTACGTGAGCCTCTATACCGCCGCCGGCTTTGAGATCGCGCGCCTCCCCCACCCCCGCACCCGTCGCCACCCCGACCGCCGGGCCACCGAACGCTCCCGGGCGCGGGTGCGTTTTCCGGAGCCCGAGCTCGATCTGGAGCCCGCCCCTTACCGGGCCGCGCGTTGGCTGGCCCCACAGTTTCTGCGACCGGATGCGGGCGTGCTGCGCTCGGGCGCGGGCTTTGGCGCCTCGATCGAGGGCGGTGACCCGCTGGATCGCCACACCTACACCCTCTCCGGCGGGGTCACCACCGCCGAGGGCTTTGACGACCCCAGCGCCGGCCTGGGCCTGATCTACCGCTACGGCGGGCTCCCCTTTAACGTGAGCGCACTCGCCCGTTTTCAGGACTACCCCCGTACCCGCCACCGGGTGGCCGAGAGCCGCTACGTGCCCTTTTTGGAGCGCCAGTACCTGGGCCAGCTCTCGCTCTCGTACCCGCTGCGCGTGCTCTCGGATCGGGTGGGGCTCTCGGCCAGCTACCGCGCCGAATACACCACCTACAAGGATCGGCCCCCGGTGGTCCATGAGCCCGGTGACATCCGCCCCCGCGAGCCCCTGCTCGGGTGGTTCAACGAGCTCTCCATGGGCCTCTCCTACAGCCGACTCTACCGCTACCCGGAGTCGATCTCGGCCGAGCGCGGCATCTCGGCCAGCATCTCCATGGGCATTCAACATCCGATGCTCGGCCACCAGAACAACGCGCTGACGCTGGGCTGGGGACTGAACGCGTACTACCCCAACCCCCTCTTTGAGCGTCATGTCCTGGCGCTGCGCCTGCGCGGCGCGCTGACCCGCAGCGCCAGCGGCCGGGAGGGCCAGTACAGCATCGGCGGGTTGAGGCCCCAGGAGATCTTCACCTCGGTGATCTTTCAGGAGCCCCGGGTCGGCTATCCCATCCGCGGCTTTGAGCCCGGCGCGATGCGCGGCTCGCAATACCAGCTCGCCAAGCTGGAGTACCGCTTCCCGATCCTGGATCTCGACAAGGGCTTCTCCACCCTCCCCCTCTTCTTTCGGCAGATCAAAGGCCAGGTGTTCCTGGACACCGGCTCGGCCTACAACGGGTACCTGAGCGACGCGCAGATTCTCACGGGCATCGGGGCCGAGGTGCAGCTCGACGCGATCCTGGGCTACTACGCCAGCAACAGCCTGCGCCTGGGCTACGCCCGGGGCCTGGGGCCCGAGGGCCTCTCCGACCTCTACCTGCTCTTAGGCGCCTCCTTCTAGGCTCGTTGCGGCCCCGTTGCGCCGGGCCTCGCCAGCTTCCATCTCCGGCGCCACGTCGTCGCGCCAGATGCGCCTGCTGCCCTGGCCCACCGAGCGGGGGAGCTCCTGGCGCGGCACCACTTCATCGAAGTGCTCCCCGCGGTAGGCGTCGACCTGGCGCACGCCATCATGACCAAAGCGCACCAGGGCCACGGAGCGATCGCTTAAGCGATCGTCGCCAATCAGCGTGCGCGGCCCCGACCCCAGGCACGCGCTGTGCAGCAGCCCCAACCCGCCGCGTTTGCCGGGATAATAGGCGTGGTGATGGCCGGCCACGTAGAGATCGACCTCGTAGCGTCGCAGCAGCCCTTCCAGCGCCTCATCGCCCAGCGACTCCTCGGCCTTCTCCACCGCCACCGGATGCAAGGGGAGGTGCCCGAAGACGATCTTGACCGGGTAGTCGTCGCTCGCTTTGAGAATGCCCTCCAGCCAGTGCCGCTGGGCCTCGTCCAGGGGCCCCACGGTGGTGGCGTCGAGGGAAATAAAGAGCGCCGGGCCCATCTCAAAGGCGTAATGAAAGGGGTAGTTGCGGTCGTCGACAAAGGAGACCTGCGGCCGGCGATCCTGCCACTGGCGGGCAAACTCCACGCGCTCCTCCCAGAACGCCGGCGATCCCGAGGCGTCGTGGTTCCCCGGCGAGATGGCAAAGGGGATGTGGGCGCGGGCCAGAGGGCGGGTTAGGGCCTGATGAAAGGCCTGCCACATCGCGCCGTGATCGAGCCCCTGGCGCTGTCCGGCCACCAGATCGCCGGGGCTGATCACCAGGTCGGGGCGAGCCACCTCTGTGAGCCAGTTGACCGCGGCGTGCACTTCTTTGCCGTACTCGGTCGAGCCGTAGGACGCGTTGAGATCGGAGATCACCGCCACGGTCCATTCCTGCTCTCGGGACGCATCGGCCGCCGGGGGCGCCTGGGCGTGCGGACTGGCCGGGGCCGGCGCATCCCCGGGCGTGTCGGCATCGGCCGCTCCGGAGGTCGGAACCGGCGCGGCGCCCGGAGGTCGCACCGGGGTGCCGCCCATCACGGGCACGGCGAGCAGGAGGCCCCCCAGGGTGGCCGCGGCTAGAATGAGCTCTCTGCGCATGGTATCGCTTCTCGAAAAGGGCCTGACACGAAGGGCGATTCTTAGAGGGCCCCGCCAGCCTGTCAAAATTTCTCCCCCCGACCCCCGAGCGATTCCGATGAGCACCTTCGAACTCTCCGACCGCGTCACGCTCCACTTTGAAGCTCACGATCAGCACAGCCAGGGCCCCTGGCTGGTGCTCCTCAACGGCATGACCCAGTCCACCCAGCACTGGATGAGCCACGCCCGCGCGCTGCGTGATCGCTACCGGGTGCTCCTCTACGACGCCCGCGGTCAGGGCCAGAGCCAGGTCCCGGCACAGGCGCCCACCCTGGCCCAACACGCCGCAGACCTGGCCGAACTCTTCGATCACCTGGGCATCCAGCGCGCCCACCTGGCCGGCTTCAGCCACGGAGCGCGCGTGGCCCTGGGCTTTGCCAACGCCTTCCCCGAGCGCCTGGATAAGCTGGTGCTCTGCAGCGCGACAGCCCGGCCCACGGCCCTGGCCGACACGATCGTGCGGGCCTGGTACGAGGTCCTGCGTACCGGCGGTCTGGAGGCCATGGCCTGGGCCTCGCTTCCCACCATCCTGGGGAGTGACTTCCTGGGATCGCACCAGAAGTTTCTGAGCAACGTCGTCAAGGCCTCGGTCCAGCGCAACCAACCCGAGGGCGTGCGCCTGTTGCTCGAAGGGCTGATGGCCTTTGAGCCGGTGGCCGAGTTGGCTGCCGATCTCGATGTCGACGCGCTGGTCATCTCCGCCGATCAGGATCTCCTGGTCACCACCGAAGGGGCAAAAGCGCTGGCCGACCTCCTCGATGGCGAGCACATTCTGGTGGAGCACTGTGGCCACACCATCCCCATTGAGCGGCCGGAGGCATTTCGCGATGCCCTGACCCGATTTCTGAGCTAAGCCCGGTCCAGCGCCGCG is a window from the Lujinxingia litoralis genome containing:
- a CDS encoding alpha/beta fold hydrolase is translated as MSTFELSDRVTLHFEAHDQHSQGPWLVLLNGMTQSTQHWMSHARALRDRYRVLLYDARGQGQSQVPAQAPTLAQHAADLAELFDHLGIQRAHLAGFSHGARVALGFANAFPERLDKLVLCSATARPTALADTIVRAWYEVLRTGGLEAMAWASLPTILGSDFLGSHQKFLSNVVKASVQRNQPEGVRLLLEGLMAFEPVAELAADLDVDALVISADQDLLVTTEGAKALADLLDGEHILVEHCGHTIPIERPEAFRDALTRFLS
- a CDS encoding metallophosphoesterase family protein, with translation MRRELILAAATLGGLLLAVPVMGGTPVRPPGAAPVPTSGAADADTPGDAPAPASPHAQAPPAADASREQEWTVAVISDLNASYGSTEYGKEVHAAVNWLTEVARPDLVISPGDLVAGQRQGLDHGAMWQAFHQALTRPLARAHIPFAISPGNHDASGSPAFWEERVEFARQWQDRRPQVSFVDDRNYPFHYAFEMGPALFISLDATTVGPLDEAQRHWLEGILKASDDYPVKIVFGHLPLHPVAVEKAEESLGDEALEGLLRRYEVDLYVAGHHHAYYPGKRGGLGLLHSACLGSGPRTLIGDDRLSDRSVALVRFGHDGVRQVDAYRGEHFDEVVPRQELPRSVGQGSRRIWRDDVAPEMEAGEARRNGAATSLEGGA
- a CDS encoding PD40 domain-containing protein, whose product is MLSSPRAGCYNPTTMDVFSPTAPPGARQIPFVRSALFALVALLLLTLVTPKANALDDPEREYFTLTTPHFYLHYDDQTEALAHRAAVAFEEAHQILTPLLDWVPRGRTHVVVSDRIDTANGFARVFGRNFITIYGMPPQADSVLGYYDDWLRVLAYHEYVHILHIDTNPGIPQLVNRVVGKQFHPNATLPRWYTEGIATYFETAHAGTGRVESPLFGMWLRTAALEDRLFTLGQSTGLPVQWPSGSAAYLYGGFFADYIARHHGQDFIKEFNHRYGRRVIPYALNRTAKQISSQTFDELWAGFTAEAQGKARARQVLTHAQGASPVSFVTRGGGRHQYPTLRPGPRPEITYYASSQRGHPAFESVVAGGLQPRQLLEAEGGAGPMAWTPDGRTLVYARSDTYRSVYAYQDLFAYDTQTGLTRRLTRGDRAREPALSPDGRLVAHVRNRGGTMELVVREFDEPEQARVLVSGLHHAPDDDAHWQQISRPIFGPEGDTLIFSWWRLDRRQRDLWEVSLSDGALRQLTDTAAHEMDPHLGPEGALYFAADVEGVFNIFAMDLHSGQAWQVSNVITGAFSPAVSPRGDFIYVSLYTAAGFEIARLPHPRTRRHPDRRATERSRARVRFPEPELDLEPAPYRAARWLAPQFLRPDAGVLRSGAGFGASIEGGDPLDRHTYTLSGGVTTAEGFDDPSAGLGLIYRYGGLPFNVSALARFQDYPRTRHRVAESRYVPFLERQYLGQLSLSYPLRVLSDRVGLSASYRAEYTTYKDRPPVVHEPGDIRPREPLLGWFNELSMGLSYSRLYRYPESISAERGISASISMGIQHPMLGHQNNALTLGWGLNAYYPNPLFERHVLALRLRGALTRSASGREGQYSIGGLRPQEIFTSVIFQEPRVGYPIRGFEPGAMRGSQYQLAKLEYRFPILDLDKGFSTLPLFFRQIKGQVFLDTGSAYNGYLSDAQILTGIGAEVQLDAILGYYASNSLRLGYARGLGPEGLSDLYLLLGASF